A region from the Azospirillum thermophilum genome encodes:
- a CDS encoding methyl-accepting chemotaxis protein, whose protein sequence is MFFSRDKNNGDSELLALLNRHAGVGLWDAKLHNGDPAHPQSSWRWSAEFRRLVGFENPSDFPDVMASWADRLHPDDVQPTFAAFGACLADRSGRTNYDVAYRLRMKNGTYRWFRAIGGVARDSSGTAQRACGSLIDIHDQKMAEQEKKDQLAALASRFEANVMNVVQMVSGSTTEMRESVQVMSSSAREAAEQTQSVANAASQATTNVQTVAAAAEELSASISEISRQVTEAARVSATASDETARTNTMVVGLAAAAAKISEVIKLINDIASQTNLLALNATIEAARAGEAGKGFAVVANEVKSLANQTAKATEEISTQITAVQEETRRTVEAIKSIGTVIDQVRQISSGIAAAIEEQGATTQEIARNVQAAAQATRGVSNTIDSVSHSAANTGRSADSLLATAGTLSQNADRLRSEVSSFLSSVRAG, encoded by the coding sequence ATGTTTTTTTCCCGCGACAAGAACAACGGCGACTCCGAATTGCTGGCCCTGCTGAACCGCCATGCCGGCGTCGGCCTGTGGGATGCCAAGCTGCACAACGGCGACCCCGCCCATCCGCAGAGCAGCTGGCGCTGGTCGGCCGAGTTCCGCCGCCTCGTCGGCTTCGAAAACCCATCGGACTTTCCCGACGTGATGGCGTCCTGGGCCGACCGGCTGCATCCGGACGACGTGCAGCCCACCTTCGCGGCGTTCGGCGCCTGCCTCGCCGACCGCAGCGGGCGCACCAACTACGACGTCGCCTACCGGCTGCGCATGAAGAACGGCACCTACCGCTGGTTCCGCGCCATCGGCGGCGTCGCCCGCGATTCGTCGGGCACGGCCCAGCGGGCCTGCGGCTCCCTCATCGACATCCATGACCAGAAGATGGCGGAGCAGGAGAAGAAGGACCAGCTGGCCGCCCTGGCCTCCCGCTTCGAGGCCAACGTGATGAACGTCGTGCAGATGGTGTCCGGCTCCACCACGGAGATGAGGGAGTCGGTCCAGGTGATGTCGTCCTCGGCCCGCGAGGCGGCGGAGCAGACCCAGAGCGTCGCGAATGCCGCGAGCCAGGCGACGACCAACGTGCAGACGGTCGCCGCCGCCGCCGAGGAGCTGTCGGCCTCGATTTCCGAGATCAGCCGGCAGGTCACCGAGGCGGCCCGCGTGTCGGCCACCGCCTCCGACGAGACGGCGCGGACCAACACGATGGTCGTCGGCCTCGCCGCCGCGGCCGCCAAGATCAGCGAGGTGATCAAGCTGATCAACGACATCGCCAGCCAGACCAACCTGCTGGCGCTGAACGCCACCATCGAGGCGGCGCGGGCCGGCGAGGCGGGCAAGGGCTTCGCCGTGGTCGCCAACGAAGTCAAGAGCCTCGCCAACCAGACCGCCAAGGCGACCGAGGAGATCAGCACCCAGATCACCGCCGTGCAGGAGGAAACCCGGCGCACGGTCGAGGCGATCAAGAGCATCGGCACGGTGATCGACCAGGTGCGCCAGATCTCGTCCGGCATCGCCGCCGCCATCGAGGAGCAGGGCGCCACCACCCAGGAGATCGCCCGCAACGTGCAGGCGGCGGCGCAGGCCACCCGCGGCGTGTCCAACACCATCGACAGCGTCAGCCACTCCGCCGCCAACACCGGGCGGTCCGCCGACTCGCTGCTGGCGACCGCGGGCACCCTGTCGCAGAACGCCGACCGGCTGCGGAGCGAGGTCAGCAGCTTCCTGTCGAGCGTGCGGGCCGGCTGA
- a CDS encoding HRDC domain-containing protein — MSKEVRTFTIPDAAAEEAQAHLSAFLRTVEVERIDTAYADGAWRVLVLFQDLKRKEESQQIEAAIIGALNVWRDRTANAQGTTRDAVLADDLVAEIARFAPTTEHELSIIIGARDQSVAVGQHGGEIVQVVRSTLDLLID; from the coding sequence ATGAGCAAGGAAGTCCGCACCTTCACGATTCCCGACGCGGCTGCGGAGGAGGCGCAGGCCCATCTGTCGGCCTTCCTGCGCACGGTGGAGGTCGAGCGAATCGACACCGCCTATGCCGACGGGGCGTGGCGGGTGCTGGTCCTCTTCCAGGACCTGAAGCGCAAGGAGGAGTCGCAGCAGATCGAGGCGGCGATCATCGGCGCGCTGAATGTCTGGCGCGACCGCACCGCCAATGCCCAGGGAACCACGCGCGACGCCGTGCTCGCCGACGATCTGGTGGCGGAGATCGCCCGCTTCGCCCCGACCACCGAGCATGAGCTGTCCATCATCATCGGCGCCCGCGACCAGTCCGTCGCCGTCGGCCAGCATGGCGGCGAGATCGTGCAGGTCGTCCGCTCGACCCTCGACCTGCTGATCGACTGA
- a CDS encoding STAS domain-containing protein — MTDQTAPAKIIRNDAAQQRNTRMDYSVHDAQDSTEIRLKGRMTYSDHDTFRSVIAAFERPPGHRIVFDLSGLDFVDSSGLGMFIIAKDTAEKRNLQFTLRGARDEVQRLITIAKFHKVFSIDD, encoded by the coding sequence ATGACCGACCAGACCGCTCCTGCGAAGATCATTCGCAATGATGCGGCACAACAGCGGAATACCAGGATGGATTACAGCGTCCACGATGCGCAGGACAGCACGGAAATCCGCCTGAAGGGCCGGATGACCTATTCGGACCACGACACGTTCCGCTCGGTGATCGCCGCGTTCGAACGGCCGCCGGGGCACCGGATCGTCTTCGACCTGTCCGGCCTGGACTTCGTCGATTCCTCCGGGCTCGGCATGTTCATTATCGCGAAGGATACGGCGGAGAAGCGGAACCTGCAGTTCACGCTGCGCGGCGCCCGCGACGAGGTGCAGCGGCTGATCACCATCGCCAAGTTCCACAAGGTCTTCTCCATCGACGACTGA
- a CDS encoding alpha/beta fold hydrolase: MLLATGRAEFIEKYAETASALVERGFQVVAFDWRNQGLSDRPLANPQIHHLNDFSTLADDLDQVHAQAVVPRAGDRPVLLMAHSMGGMAATLLLARRPDRYAAAVLSAPMYDIATAPLPRSAVRVLARLFCRMGRGERYAFGQHDYDPAEGEFRPDNSITSDPGRYAAFHTPFRERPELRVGGVSFGWVRAALRASDLVQNTLPLAQVKTPVLLLSAPGDRVVKAAAHWAVARRMPAMTVLDYPDAKHELLMERDAIRDRVWADIDAFLARTVPAPVPAAAR, translated from the coding sequence GTGCTTCTGGCAACCGGAAGAGCAGAGTTCATCGAGAAATACGCGGAGACCGCGTCGGCCCTGGTGGAGCGGGGCTTTCAGGTGGTCGCCTTCGACTGGCGAAACCAGGGATTGTCGGACCGCCCGCTGGCCAACCCGCAGATCCATCATCTGAACGATTTCTCGACGCTGGCCGACGACCTCGACCAGGTGCATGCCCAGGCGGTGGTGCCGCGCGCCGGCGACCGGCCGGTGTTGCTGATGGCCCATTCCATGGGCGGCATGGCGGCGACGCTGCTGCTGGCCCGCCGCCCCGACCGCTATGCCGCCGCGGTGCTGTCGGCCCCGATGTACGACATCGCCACCGCCCCCCTGCCCCGCTCCGCGGTGCGGGTGCTGGCGCGGCTGTTCTGCCGGATGGGCCGGGGGGAGCGTTACGCCTTCGGCCAGCACGACTACGACCCGGCGGAAGGCGAGTTCCGGCCGGACAACTCCATCACCTCCGACCCCGGGCGCTACGCCGCCTTCCACACGCCCTTCCGCGAGCGGCCGGAACTGCGCGTCGGCGGCGTCAGCTTCGGCTGGGTGCGGGCGGCGCTGCGCGCGTCGGACCTGGTGCAGAACACCCTGCCGCTCGCCCAGGTGAAGACCCCGGTGCTGCTGCTGAGCGCCCCCGGCGACCGGGTGGTGAAGGCCGCCGCCCACTGGGCCGTGGCGCGGCGGATGCCGGCCATGACCGTGCTGGACTATCCCGACGCGAAGCACGAGCTTCTGATGGAGCGCGACGCCATCCGCGACCGGGTCTGGGCGGACATCGACGCCTTCCTCGCCAGGACCGTGCCCGCCCCGGTGCCGGCCGCCGCCCGATAG
- a CDS encoding septal ring lytic transglycosylase RlpA family protein: MKSFFLVNTPRITARILVAALCALPLATPALAKDKARTPALKVERANGEPVIVHQGKASFYGGKFHGRKTASGERMNQNKRTAASRVLPLGTKATVTNQENGKSVEVIVNDRGPYVGGRVIDLSRKAAHDLGMVEDGVVPVRVEAKPSEQPTEEVKEKVEAKAVATDPRAAASRPVQVAERPDESSGGSRGGRGAAGDR; encoded by the coding sequence ATGAAGTCATTCTTTTTGGTGAACACGCCCCGGATTACGGCCCGCATCCTCGTTGCGGCCCTGTGCGCCCTGCCGCTCGCCACGCCCGCGCTGGCGAAGGACAAGGCGCGCACCCCGGCCCTCAAGGTGGAACGCGCGAACGGCGAGCCGGTCATCGTGCACCAGGGGAAGGCGTCCTTCTACGGCGGCAAGTTCCACGGCCGCAAGACGGCCAGTGGCGAGCGCATGAACCAGAACAAGCGCACCGCCGCCTCCCGCGTGCTGCCGCTCGGCACCAAGGCGACGGTGACGAACCAGGAGAACGGCAAGAGCGTCGAGGTCATCGTCAACGACCGCGGCCCCTATGTCGGCGGCCGGGTGATCGACCTGTCGCGCAAGGCCGCCCACGACCTCGGCATGGTCGAGGACGGCGTGGTGCCGGTGCGGGTGGAGGCCAAGCCCTCCGAGCAGCCCACCGAGGAGGTGAAGGAGAAGGTGGAGGCCAAGGCCGTCGCCACCGACCCGCGCGCCGCCGCCAGCCGGCCGGTCCAGGTGGCGGAGCGCCCCGATGAGTCCTCCGGCGGATCGCGCGGCGGCAGGGGCGCGGCGGGTGACCGCTGA
- a CDS encoding vitamin B12-dependent ribonucleotide reductase, translated as MRIQRRFTIEGQDAYAAIGFRRATSEIRNPDGSVVFSQTDIEVPENFSQVASDILAQKYFRKAGVPAALRSVEENTVPSWLWRKEADQEALAALPKEKRYVGEQSAKQVFDRLAGTWTYWGWKGGYFDTEADARAFNDELRFMLAAQMAAPNSPQWFNTGLHWAYGIDGPSQGHFYVDFKTGLLTSSASAYEHPQPHACFIQSVADDLVNEGGIMDLWVREARLFKYGSGTGSNFSRLRGEGEKLAGGGKSSGLMSFLKIGDRAAGAIKSGGTTRRAAKMVTVDMDHPDIEAYIDWKVTEEQKVAALVTGSKVCQKHLTAVMAAAQSGTDPKENKELKKAILAARRDQVSENYIQRVVQFASQGFKSIEFKTYNTDWDSEAYLTVAGQNSNNSVRVSNDFVQAVLDDADWNLIARTTGKVHKTVRARDLWEKVGYAAWACADPGVQFDTTINEWHTCPASGRINASNPCSEYMFLDDTACNLASLNLMSFRRKDGSFDVEAFEHACRLWTVVLEISVLMAQFPSKEIAQLSYEFRTLGLGFANLGGLLMASGLPYDSDEGRAYCAGISAVMTGVAYATSAEMAQELGAFPGYEANRDHMLRVIRNHRRAANGEMDGYEALTVRPVPFVADLCPDQELALAAVRVWDEALELGEVHGFRNAQATVVAPTGTIGLVMDCDTTGIEPDFALVKFKKLAGGGYFKIVNRLVPEALKTLGYTPEQIKEIELYAVGHGTLRNAPGIDHAALKAKGFTDEVLEKLEGSLATAFDIKFVFNKWTIGAAFCVETLGIPAETLDAPGFDLLSHLGFAKADIEAANTFCCGAMTLEGAPYLREEHLPVFDCANPCGRIGKRYLSWASHITMMAAAQPFISGAISKTINMPNAATVDECKDAYLMSWRLGLKANALYRDGSKLSQPLQAAVLDDEDGETAEAIAEAGTAARTQIVSERIVEKVVEKIIERKASSRERLPHRRKGYTQKAIVGGHKVYLRTGEYEDGRLGEIFIDMHKEGAAFRSLMNNFAIAVSIGLQYGVPLEEFVEAFTFTRFEPSGMVSGNDTIKMATSVIDYIFREIAISYLGRSDLAHATPEDLIPFTVGTGDRQGDLPADTVQPSDIVRKVTSTGYVRNNLNLRVFDGGQAQRVSAAQALLATGTDGVAATATASASAVAASPAVSTATAVGVATASSVTGTAYGGSTSDQRFDRIREARARGYEGDPCGECGNMTLVRNGTCLKCDSCGSTTGCS; from the coding sequence ATGCGGATCCAGCGTCGTTTCACGATCGAGGGTCAGGATGCCTACGCGGCGATCGGCTTCCGCCGGGCCACCAGCGAGATCCGGAACCCCGATGGATCGGTGGTGTTTTCGCAGACCGACATCGAAGTGCCGGAGAACTTCAGCCAGGTCGCCAGCGACATCCTGGCCCAGAAGTATTTCCGCAAGGCCGGCGTTCCCGCAGCCCTTCGCAGCGTCGAGGAGAACACCGTTCCCTCCTGGCTGTGGCGCAAGGAAGCCGACCAGGAGGCGCTGGCGGCCCTGCCGAAGGAGAAGCGCTACGTCGGCGAGCAGTCCGCCAAGCAGGTCTTCGACCGGCTGGCCGGCACCTGGACCTATTGGGGCTGGAAGGGCGGCTATTTCGATACCGAGGCCGACGCCCGCGCCTTCAACGACGAGCTGCGCTTCATGCTGGCCGCCCAGATGGCGGCGCCGAACAGCCCGCAGTGGTTCAACACCGGCCTGCACTGGGCCTACGGCATCGACGGCCCCAGCCAGGGCCACTTCTACGTCGATTTCAAGACCGGCCTGCTGACCTCCTCGGCCTCGGCCTACGAGCACCCGCAGCCGCACGCCTGCTTCATCCAGTCCGTCGCCGACGACCTCGTCAACGAGGGCGGCATCATGGACCTGTGGGTGCGCGAGGCGCGCCTGTTCAAGTACGGCTCGGGCACCGGCTCCAACTTCTCCCGCCTGCGCGGCGAGGGTGAGAAGCTGGCCGGCGGCGGCAAGTCGTCGGGCCTGATGAGCTTCCTGAAGATCGGCGACCGCGCGGCCGGCGCCATCAAGTCGGGCGGCACCACCCGCCGGGCGGCCAAGATGGTCACGGTGGACATGGACCACCCGGACATCGAGGCCTACATCGACTGGAAGGTGACCGAGGAGCAGAAGGTCGCCGCCCTGGTGACCGGCTCCAAGGTCTGCCAGAAGCACCTGACGGCCGTCATGGCCGCGGCGCAGTCCGGCACCGACCCGAAGGAGAACAAGGAGCTCAAGAAGGCGATCCTCGCCGCCCGCCGCGACCAGGTGTCGGAGAACTACATCCAGCGCGTGGTCCAGTTCGCGTCGCAGGGCTTCAAGAGCATCGAGTTCAAGACCTACAACACCGACTGGGATTCCGAAGCCTACCTGACGGTGGCCGGCCAGAACTCCAACAACTCCGTGCGCGTGTCGAACGACTTCGTGCAGGCGGTGCTGGACGACGCCGACTGGAACCTGATCGCCCGCACCACCGGCAAGGTCCACAAGACCGTCCGCGCCCGCGACCTGTGGGAGAAGGTCGGCTATGCCGCCTGGGCCTGCGCCGATCCGGGCGTGCAGTTCGACACCACCATCAACGAGTGGCACACCTGCCCGGCCTCGGGGCGCATCAACGCCTCGAACCCGTGCTCGGAGTACATGTTCCTCGACGACACGGCCTGCAACCTCGCCTCGCTGAACCTGATGTCGTTCCGCCGCAAGGACGGGTCCTTCGACGTCGAGGCGTTCGAGCATGCCTGCCGCCTGTGGACCGTCGTGCTGGAAATCTCCGTGCTGATGGCGCAGTTCCCCTCGAAGGAGATCGCCCAGCTCTCCTACGAGTTCCGCACGCTCGGCCTCGGCTTCGCCAACCTCGGCGGCCTGCTGATGGCGTCGGGCCTGCCCTACGACTCCGACGAGGGCCGCGCCTACTGCGCCGGCATCTCCGCCGTCATGACCGGCGTCGCCTACGCCACCTCGGCCGAGATGGCGCAGGAGCTGGGGGCCTTCCCCGGCTATGAGGCGAACCGCGACCACATGCTGCGGGTCATCCGCAACCACCGCCGCGCCGCCAACGGCGAGATGGACGGCTACGAGGCGCTGACCGTCAGGCCGGTGCCCTTCGTCGCCGACCTCTGCCCGGACCAGGAGCTGGCGCTGGCCGCCGTGCGGGTGTGGGACGAGGCGCTGGAGCTGGGCGAGGTCCACGGCTTCCGCAACGCCCAGGCCACCGTCGTCGCCCCGACCGGCACCATCGGCCTGGTCATGGACTGCGACACCACCGGCATCGAGCCGGACTTCGCCCTGGTGAAGTTCAAGAAGCTGGCCGGCGGCGGCTACTTCAAGATCGTCAACCGGCTGGTGCCGGAGGCGCTGAAGACGCTCGGCTACACGCCGGAGCAGATCAAGGAGATCGAGCTCTACGCGGTCGGCCACGGCACGCTGCGCAACGCCCCAGGCATCGACCATGCCGCGCTGAAGGCCAAGGGCTTCACCGACGAGGTGCTGGAGAAGCTGGAGGGCAGCCTCGCCACCGCCTTCGACATCAAGTTCGTCTTCAACAAGTGGACGATCGGCGCCGCCTTCTGCGTCGAGACGCTGGGCATCCCGGCCGAGACGCTGGACGCGCCGGGCTTCGACCTGCTGTCGCACCTGGGCTTCGCCAAGGCCGACATCGAGGCGGCGAACACCTTCTGCTGCGGCGCCATGACGCTGGAGGGCGCTCCCTACCTGCGCGAGGAGCATCTGCCGGTCTTCGACTGTGCCAACCCCTGCGGCCGCATCGGCAAGCGCTACCTGTCCTGGGCCAGCCACATCACCATGATGGCCGCCGCCCAGCCCTTCATCTCCGGCGCCATCTCCAAGACCATCAACATGCCGAACGCGGCGACGGTCGACGAGTGCAAGGACGCCTACCTGATGTCCTGGCGCCTGGGCCTGAAGGCCAATGCGCTCTACCGCGACGGCTCCAAGCTCAGCCAGCCGCTGCAGGCCGCGGTGCTGGACGACGAGGACGGCGAGACCGCCGAGGCGATCGCCGAGGCCGGCACCGCCGCCCGCACCCAGATCGTGTCCGAGCGCATCGTCGAGAAGGTGGTCGAGAAGATCATCGAGCGGAAGGCCTCCTCCCGCGAGCGCCTGCCGCACCGCCGCAAGGGCTATACCCAGAAGGCGATCGTCGGCGGCCACAAGGTCTATCTGCGCACCGGCGAGTATGAGGACGGCCGGCTGGGCGAGATCTTCATCGACATGCACAAGGAGGGTGCGGCCTTCCGGTCGCTGATGAACAACTTCGCCATCGCGGTGTCGATCGGCCTGCAGTACGGCGTGCCGCTCGAGGAGTTCGTGGAGGCCTTCACCTTCACCCGCTTCGAGCCGTCGGGCATGGTCAGCGGCAACGACACCATCAAGATGGCGACCTCGGTCATCGACTACATCTTCCGCGAGATCGCCATCTCCTACCTCGGCCGCAGCGACCTCGCCCATGCCACGCCGGAGGACCTGATCCCCTTCACCGTCGGCACGGGCGACCGCCAGGGCGACCTGCCGGCCGACACGGTGCAGCCGTCGGACATCGTCCGCAAGGTGACCTCCACCGGCTATGTCCGCAACAACCTGAACCTGCGCGTCTTCGACGGCGGTCAGGCCCAGCGGGTGTCGGCCGCCCAGGCCCTGCTCGCCACCGGCACCGACGGCGTCGCCGCCACGGCCACCGCCTCGGCCAGCGCCGTCGCGGCCAGCCCGGCGGTCTCCACCGCCACGGCGGTCGGGGTGGCCACCGCCTCCTCGGTGACGGGCACGGCCTATGGCGGCAGCACGAGCGACCAGCGCTTCGACCGCATCCGCGAGGCCCGCGCCCGCGGCTATGAGGGCGATCCCTGCGGCGAGTGCGGGAACATGACCCTGGTGCGCAACGGCACCTGCCTGAAGTGCGACAGCTGCGGTTCGACCACCGGCTGCAGCTGA
- a CDS encoding DUF6352 family protein yields the protein MPDFWRESGYHLLERDAQGHLAVTPDFLRAYLLRPEMRPPEEACPAERTLHAGLMEDPGRPVPDALVEVLADPDARDNWRVWLAFRDRLLAAGTLEGCYLRLFREGVRGVPGLFVDQLVHAIVRGLLDGTPSGLRARAGELLFREQTVSVDDGRVRLADRETVEMMAATGGFGSLGRLVVEAGTAPRQVELDILDETNHPAYWERDQRHDTVLDVTFAAAGLDALARVLEGWVAHFLGVTVSIQPVQQIRDDRWVWHVGLDGEATAIMNDLYNGVEVGQERLARILALFRLEFADPADMRPDLAGRPVYLGLAMTDKRLLKLKPQNLLVNLPLADRV from the coding sequence ATGCCCGATTTCTGGAGAGAGTCCGGTTACCATCTGCTGGAGCGCGATGCCCAGGGGCATCTGGCGGTCACGCCGGACTTCCTGCGCGCCTATCTGCTGCGTCCGGAGATGCGCCCGCCCGAAGAGGCCTGCCCGGCCGAGCGGACGCTGCATGCCGGCCTGATGGAGGACCCCGGCCGCCCGGTGCCCGACGCGCTGGTGGAGGTGCTGGCCGATCCCGACGCCCGCGACAACTGGCGGGTCTGGCTCGCCTTCCGCGACCGCCTGCTGGCCGCCGGCACGCTGGAGGGCTGCTATCTGCGCCTGTTCCGCGAGGGGGTGCGCGGGGTGCCGGGCCTGTTCGTCGACCAGCTCGTCCATGCCATCGTCCGCGGCCTCCTGGACGGGACGCCGTCCGGCCTGCGCGCCCGCGCCGGCGAGCTGCTGTTCCGCGAACAGACCGTGTCGGTGGATGACGGGCGGGTGCGGCTGGCCGACCGCGAGACGGTGGAGATGATGGCCGCCACCGGCGGCTTCGGCAGCCTGGGCCGGCTGGTGGTCGAGGCCGGCACCGCGCCGCGGCAGGTCGAGCTGGACATCCTCGACGAGACCAACCACCCCGCCTATTGGGAGCGCGACCAGCGCCACGACACGGTGCTGGACGTCACCTTCGCCGCCGCCGGGCTCGACGCGCTCGCCCGCGTGCTGGAGGGCTGGGTGGCGCATTTCCTCGGCGTCACGGTGTCGATCCAGCCGGTGCAGCAGATCCGCGACGACCGCTGGGTCTGGCATGTCGGGCTCGACGGCGAGGCGACGGCCATCATGAACGACCTCTACAACGGCGTGGAGGTCGGGCAGGAGCGGCTGGCCCGCATCCTCGCCCTGTTCCGGCTGGAGTTCGCCGATCCCGCCGACATGCGCCCCGACCTCGCCGGCCGGCCGGTCTATCTCGGGCTGGCGATGACGGACAAGCGGCTGCTGAAGCTGAAGCCGCAGAACCTGCTGGTCAACCTGCCGCTGGCGGACCGGGTGTGA
- a CDS encoding PRC-barrel domain-containing protein, producing the protein MHKMLIATLSAFALMTGVAAAQAPAGNATVPDAQNAPVRGSLSPSLGSGGAPSVEQLMNKSVVGADDQTIGKVTDVILGPDGQAQLIVVRSGGFLGIGGKDIAADMKLVEVDPGNNALKLRDVTQASVRDMPEFRYDDSMTSLNRGPQRDATKEGAKE; encoded by the coding sequence ATGCACAAGATGTTGATTGCGACCCTGTCGGCTTTCGCCCTGATGACCGGCGTCGCGGCGGCCCAGGCACCGGCCGGCAACGCCACCGTGCCGGACGCGCAGAACGCGCCGGTGCGCGGGTCGCTGAGCCCGTCGCTGGGCAGCGGCGGCGCGCCGAGCGTCGAGCAGTTGATGAACAAGTCGGTGGTCGGCGCCGACGACCAGACCATCGGCAAGGTCACCGACGTGATCCTGGGGCCGGACGGCCAGGCGCAGTTGATCGTCGTGCGCAGCGGCGGCTTCCTCGGCATCGGCGGCAAGGACATCGCCGCGGACATGAAGCTGGTGGAGGTCGATCCCGGCAACAACGCGCTGAAGCTGCGCGACGTGACGCAGGCCAGCGTGCGCGACATGCCGGAGTTCCGCTATGACGACAGCATGACTTCGCTGAACCGCGGCCCGCAGCGCGACGCCACCAAGGAGGGTGCCAAGGAATAG